The following is a genomic window from Solanum lycopersicum chromosome 6, SLM_r2.1.
CATATGGCGGCGGGTGCTTACCGGAAGGACACCAACACTATTCAGCTGGAAGTGATGTTGCCGGATCTTACTCCTCTCTTTCCGGAAATCCCTCTCAACGAATATGGTATCAAATCAACTCTGTATCTGTTTAAAATCCTATTGAGAAAGAAGAGACAATTAGGATTTCTACATATTTTTTGCTCAATAGGGTGGATCTGTAGAAATTAGGGTtttgacatttattttttagttatgaatttaatttttatgactTTTAGAAACTAGGATTTATTCATATACTTTTTCAGTCAGAAACTTAGTTGTTATGACTTGTAGATACTAGGGTTTATTAAATTAGTCAAAACTTCTTAATTTTATGGCTTGTTGAAAATAGAGTTTGTTCATTTGCCTTTtcaattaaaaacttaatttttatgCTTTTTGTTGTGGTTGGTGTAATATAGTTATGATAGAAATTAGAATACTCACCAAAAATGTCCTGTATACTCATCGAGAAAGTCTTTGGTATTACTGAAGTAAGtggaagaaataaaagacaaaGTTGTAGTATATGTTTGTAGTCCGCGTGAATAGAGCAATGCAATTTATTTGGACTGAATATTAGAGCTATTTTAGTAGCTTTTATACATTAGATGAACCTTTGGTGTAAAGGCTTATTTAGTAGTGGTGAATCTATAGTATCCCATTGAGGTTGACAGTCATTGTAAAACTAACTAAAAAGAGGAGAGAACTCAATCACATTGTCACCTTGATACTAGCAAGGATTCGTGTATGTTAGCAATGATTCCTGCATCATAAACAATTCACATCAGTCCCTAATGTGCTTCAAGATAGCTAGGAAATGATTTCAATCGTCATGGGCAGATGATGATAAAAGACGATAGTCCAAGAGAGTTTAAATTAGGGCTAGGTAGTTAGAACTAGTGTTGAAGGGAGCATGAAGcgaataaaatcaacaatgtcttGCTTCACTTTGAGTGAAGCAAAGTGTTTGCTTCACCAAAGAAGAGCACattttataaagaaagaaagactaGCACACATTTTAAAGAAAGGCTAAAATAGACCTTCTACAATGACAGTGCATATAAGcaaatcttcaattttaaatGCTAATATATGTATcacaaaattcttcaaaatacaagaaaaatcaatattaaaataGAGACTTTAGCAATCAAAGGGTGGATCTAGGGGTTTTTTCcagggtatatatatatagataaatttattttgaatcgCCTAAACATAAGATTAGAGGTTGACTCATGATTTAGGGGTTTAAAATTTATCTTGAGCtttcaagttcaaatttcaTGCactgaatttttattttttgaacccATTTAGTTAAAATTCTGCATCCACCACTAGTTACAGCTCATGTATTTTCATGAGAATGATTCTTGAAGTAGGTTAACAACTTTAATTTATTGCACTAAAtttcaagtataataatttaattattatataatacgATTTTAGTATATAATTTATGTCAAACTATTATCTTCACTTGTTGATACAActcaattttaacaaagttAATTATCTACCTAAGTTAGATGACAAAAATCTAtgattatcttttttttgtagCGTTACAGTAATTATAgaaaaagtaatgaaaaatatgtttaacaaaatcaaaagagagagagagagagagagaggggtcTAAATCATGAAAAGCACTAAAAAGATTACTAAGTTCAcaatcatatatgtatataaatattaaggaattctttttaatacatatatactaAACCTTATTTGGTTATGATGCTGATATTTGTTGCACATAATTTTActattcttttcttgtttggttTCAGTGCTAAATGATATTTGTTTGTGCTGATTTTCCCCTTTTTAGAAGCTCCAAGTAGTCCTTTCTATTATGACAGTGATGATGAATGGGaaatgatgagattgagaagCACAGCTTCTATCGAAGCATCCTATGAACACTACCTCCGTACTGGGGTAATTagtttttatttccttttgagGTTAGTTTCGTACGTAATACTGTATAAGTATAATATAGTGGTAAAATTTCCAGGAAATTTTGTCCTATGAGTCCATACTTAGTGTAATTATGGGCATTGAGGATGTTGGAATGGTACCAGAAGATATCCTTCCTTCAAATGCTAGCAGTACATTGTATGTAGTGGGTTTGCCTGAGGACTGTACAACAAGAGAGGTGGCACGTATCCTTTTCTTGTGAGGAAATTAGattcttgttttatttatgGCCCGTTTTAGTTTTTTCCTTTACTTCAGTTTTTGCAGACATATTCCGCCATTTTGGAGGTTACAAAGAAGTTAGGCTCGTACCAAAACCATCAATATATGTAAGAATATATACGTTTCAAATCATCATTTACTGATTAAAAATTCTGTCTACTGTTATTTTGgattatcaacttaattaattatatatgcaGCCTGGAGCCAATAACTTGATTCTTTGCTTTGTTGATTTTCTGAGTCCGCTTCATGCAGCTGCTGCAATGGATGCCTTACAAGGTGAGCTTCACATTCTCTTCTTTCTACCTCATAATTATGAATGCTCAATTTATAATTAATCAGAGTACTAAACAAAATTGGTGTTGTGTGAATATTCTAAAATTTTGgtcttcaaaatttcatacaaGTGTGGAAGCTGCTCTACATGTGCCTTTTGACTTGTCATTTCATGAATCGATTGCTGCTTGAAAGAAAATTGTCAGACAATTTGCTAGTGTACACCAATCTACGAAAGAAAAATTTGATGGAATGGCGTagtaaaactaattaaatctTGCAGGTTATAAATTCGACCTTGGTAAGCATGATTCAGGAAACTTATTGCTGCAATTTGCTCGCAATCCTGGTGCGAGGTCAGTCAGGTCAGGTGGAGGGAATCGTTGAAAATGTTGAAACTATGTGTATTTACAGGTACAAACCTTAGGTGCGCTTGACCCTTTTAATATCGATGACCAAAACATACGGTTATACAAAGTTACTAAATTGTGGAACTATACTTTTGTGTAGGACTTGCCATGTTTTGAGAGCGAAGTTATGATGCAAGCGTGTTTATCTGATCATGTATATTAACTGTAGCTGGTGCTTAGCAGTTCGAAGACAAAGTTGCTTGTCAGATCaaattgtttaaatttctttttaaaatttgctACAACTAATGTCATTATCAACTTGTGCTCTTTTGTTTAGAGTCTGATTGCAATCATATAGGTCTCGAGACTTTTTAAGGTTAATCCTTGCTAGAAAGTGTATGTGCTTTAATTccatggtgatggtgatggtttGTGGATTTTTATTTGGAGTCAATGAAAGCACTTACTATATATTGTATATGTAGAGTCTCCCAATGTCTATATTATCCATTCTGAATGCTCTCCCCCTTACAGTCTCTAAAAATCCTTGTGAAAAACGTAACGACTTTTACGCAGAGGTAGCTATTATCTTACCAAATGCTAACAAGGATTGCCTTTCCCTTAAAAACAATGGATTGCTGTAAAGGCTGGAGTAGGAAGCTCGCCATGAATGAtaacttgagaaaaaaaagtcCTAAACACTAATTCCAAGATGAACCAAAACATCAGAAAGAAATCCCAAGTCTAGTACTTCTTTCTTCCGCTTTATTGATATTGTTGAATGTTCGGCCTTCACTTGAAAAATTCTCTTGATTTGTGATTTTGCGaaagacaatttttttcttctttagctTTATGCTTGTATAGAGTTTAATTAAACCTTAGTCGCCTTCATTCTTCTCCCAGTTTAACTTGGATTGATGTTTTGAACATGTTTTCCTATTTTATGAGTGATCTCTTCCCgcctctttatttatttttggaacaTGTGTGTGAACCTGGTTCATAAAATAAACCTTGCACCATAGGAGTactactttttttgttttaaataattagatatttagAAGTAATTTTCGATTTAGGTGAACACAGTCActcatttataaataaattttcattttaagtgaATTCTTTATTTAGCTTCGCCTATGAGAGAAGACAGAAAAATTTCTAACTAGTCTTTccttaaattcatcaaattcataaaaAGTAAAGTGTATCAATGGTGAacactcatatatatatatatatatatatatatatatatatatatatatatatatttctctctttGTTATGTaacatggatatatatatatatatatctttgttATGCAACATGGCGGATGCTTACATGTTACATAATTTGCATTGTGAAATAATATAATCTATTGAAAATTGCTATTTAACTAACTATTGACCCATAATTTAAGtattttaatagtttataaCAAATGAATAATAAGCTTTAgctaattttgtatatatcatctataagttcttcatacaaaatttatcaTCTTCCGAAAATAGAAAAACTATTATATTAAACTagtgtaataaaaaaaatttacaaaaattgtGGATAGAATATATATCGCAACTAATATATGAATAGTCAACAGAAGAATCATTTTTGCTAAGAATtgacttatttaaaaaattagattttttacgTTTACAGActattttatttgcataaagTTCCTTTGCCATAttcaaatataatgaaaatagtgAAAAGAATTCATATATTAGTGATGAGTAATGGATGGTTAGTCATTCTAATTTTTCCTGAAATGATTTAGTGTGAAAAGAAATTTATacctatattaaaaataagtaatgaGAGTTATTCATTCAAACTTTTTCCGAAAATGGttttgtg
Proteins encoded in this region:
- the LOC101246436 gene encoding RNA-binding protein 2-like, with product MAAGAYRKDTNTIQLEVMLPDLTPLFPEIPLNEYEAPSSPFYYDSDDEWEMMRLRSTASIEASYEHYLRTGEILSYESILSVIMGIEDVGMVPEDILPSNASSTLYVVGLPEDCTTREVAHIFRHFGGYKEVRLVPKPSIYPGANNLILCFVDFLSPLHAAAAMDALQGYKFDLGKHDSGNLLLQFARNPGARSVRSGGGNR